ATGACCTACCCCTTTTAGCCCTTCGGTGCTACATTGTAAATGGAAGCACAATTGGAATGTTTTGCAAAGCCAAAGTAATAAAGTTTGATTAATTCTATacaaaacatttgaataaaaagagTTAATTGTTTTACTTTTGACGGGAGTGTTGGAGTTTTAAATCGAAGGAGAAAAAACCAATACCTGCTGTAATCCGAGCCGGCAATGCAGCATTCAGTGCCAATTTCAAAGGGAACATTCTGGAGACAAAGGAAAACCAGAAAGCATCTTGTGATGGAAGTtaattcttcctttttttcatgGCGTCACACGTAAGCATAATAAGATTCTTTAAAAAGTTCCTTCATAGCttcaaaaataatattaataacaatccttttcttttcaacaagTTTTATATAAACGCCTACAGGTTCCCTCCATACTGTTTCAGATCTTAGGTGATAAAGAAAGCGACCAAGAACAATTTCCGTTCAGATAGCTATTAACGACCGCCTTGGGGATATTAAAAGTGGGTTTCCGGCATCAAACGAATACACGTTCTCACTGGACAATGATTACTTCCAGTATTCTTAAAGGCTGCATACTGTACAAGTTAATGTAGACTGAAAGCCGTTTAATATGGTAGAGCGTCGACATATCCTACTGTACAATAGAAAAAGGCACACGGACGAAGATAAGAGGAATCGGCATGGAGAGCAGGGGAAATGGTAATAGGACAAAAGCAAGTTATTATATTAGTGAGCCCTGGAAAAAGGTAGACAGGTAAAACAAGTAATAATTCCTAAGCCATGCACGTTCACTTCAGGGGAGGGGACAAAATAAAGGGAAACATATTTTTAATAGacaaaaaagaactttttttttgtttttttttctttaaatataataaacacaaagaaaaaaaaaatccagttCAACTTTGAAACCTTGATTGTATGACTCTCGATCGTCCAAGTGTCACGGACCCAAAAACGCGATaactcatttttgtttcacgAATCGCAAAGTAAACTTTCCTCGTGGATCGACCCGAAATGCAAAAGACAAGAGCAAAACTGTGTTAGTACGATAACTAGGTCATTATTTATTGCATGTGTCGTTTGTTGTGAGGGTTTCGATAGAGCAGAGCCCCTCTTTCCCACGAAACTAGGAATCAAAAAGTCACACCCTTTAGAATTGTTATTATTTCATCTGTAAATTATAGTGAATAGAAGGAGAGGGTGATGAATGGTTGAGctgaaagttttctttttaaattaaatcttaaaaaaaaacatgaaaaaatagatagagaaaaaaaaaatggctttttAAATGGGGTCGGCAAAAACTGTCATTGACACAACACAGTTCTACGCATCTCGGGATAAAAGGGGAAGATGAATAAACGAATCTGAAGCTTTGATAACTTATGAGCCGTCGGCAGAGACGGAAGAAACACTAGAGCTCGTGCTCCGCTGAGAGCTATGCCTGCGAGAATGATGTGAGGATTCCGTATCAGGTGTCAGCTCGTGCGAAGACAATGGTGGTATCGCTTGAGCCAGATAATGACCGTAGAATTTTTCTTGATCTTCCAATTGCAAAGCAAAATCGTCTTCCAATTTCTGCTTGCGAGGTTTCAACTTGGCCCTCCATTCACGCAGCTCTGACTGGTACTCGTCATCTTGTGATTTGAGTTTCATCGTTTCGTGTTCCATCAGCATTTTGCGTTTCTCGTTTTGAAGTTGTTCCAGCTCTGTAATACTCACAAAGATTACGGACAagtaaatttaaaagaataaacaaaGACTTGCCTTTGACGGCTGAATCAGCTGCGGCTCGATGTTCTTCCAATTGCCGACGATGTTTCAATTCGCAGCGTTGCTCCTCAGCTTTGTAGCGTTTCTTCTCTTGTTCCTGGAATTTGCGCAACTTGTCGCGCTCGTTGTCCGGAGTTTCAGGGAAGTTTAAGGCACCAGCCAGGCTAGCCAATCCGCTAGGTAAACTAGCGGTATTGACTGATATGCGCATCGATTCTCTAAACATCATTTCACGGGCTTTCATTTCTACTCGGATCCGCTTGGGTAGAGCCCGTCGCTCAATCGCCTGTCTCTTCAACAGATCCTCCTGgaacaccaaaataaaaagtttgaATTACACACGCACagacacagaaaaaaaaaaaaagaaagaaatgttaTTTGATATAATAAGAGACAGAACCTCTTTGCGGGTTTGGAATCGGCGGATTTGTTCCAGTTCTTTCTCGTGGCGGACAAGCATTTGGTGTCGCTGGAGGAAAAAGATTTCTTTTAGTTGTCTTCTGGCTAGTTGATGACGTTCGTGCAACTGCCTTTCCTCCAATTCCCACACAGCTGACTCGCGGGAACGGAGCAGCTGCTGTTTTTGCTGCAAGAACTGCCGTTCCAGTAGAGCGATTTTCTCGCGGTGGCCGTCACTCAGCCGACGTAACGACGTTTCGTGGCTTTGATTTAAACTGTCGAGAAAACACCGTTCCCTGTCCGACTGTTCCACCTCCTGCTGCTGGCGCTTAATACGGAAGGCCGTCTTGCGCTGGTCTTTCGGCAATAGATCCGACTCTTGCTTCAATAGCCTGACTTCTTGTTTCAATCCTTCGCGAAATAGTTTTAATTCGCGTTCCTGCTCGCAGCGGATTTTTTTAGAGGCGATGCGAAGATCCGAATCTTGCTGTTGTTCGGCACGTTCCACTTGCTGTTTCTGTGACCGGGTCATCGTCTCCAACTCCGTGTCGTATCCTCGCAATAAGCTGGTCGTTTCCTGATCGAAGCGTCGCTCTTGTTGATCACGGGCCACTTGAGCTTTGATGGTCAAGTCTTGAAATTGCTTCTGTTCGGCCTTTTGAAGCATCTTCAATTCACGCAATTCCTGCTTTCGCAGTAGGTGCTCATCGTAGATCCTGCCGTCATTTTCGTCGGCGTAAAACACCTGGATATCAATCCATTGCAGAATTAGTGATCAATATAAACAGCTGAGGATAAGATTACTACCTTAGCCATCTGAGAGCGTTTGGGTTAATCGAAgttagagagagagagagagcgtcCAATTATAAGCAAGGTATCATGTTATGTTTAAGCAAAGGATAGCAGGACGAAAGCGTGTGTGATGGTGCAAGGAATCatagataataataataataaatgaagaaaaattacCTTGCTGGTGGTCGTCGTAACAACGACACCGTCAACTTCGAAACGACGGGTTCGTTTGCGGGTCTTTTTCTTTAGATTACTCaattcaatttcttctttagtTCGAGGTGTGCGCCGGGCTGGTAACTGCTCGGATTCCAATGGTTCTATTTCGGAATTGACCGTCGTCCCGTTACTGACTGTGCTCAAGCTACGCCCTGAGGCCGGCTTACTGCGTAGTACCACTTCGTTGTCTTCTACATCAATGACAGAGTCACTTTTGCGGCTACTGCGACTTCCCGTCGTGCCCGTTCTGTTTCCAAATGCGAGACAGTTACGATTATTTTTGaatcgatattttttttaaataaacatacCCAGATGTGCTTTCAATATCGGAACGATCCAGGGTCCGTTCAAGGAAGACGGAATCAGGCGTGCTAGGAATACTAGTACCTCCCGTGCCTGTACCAGAATCTCCAGTCGGGTCGGCTTTCTCTTTCCGATTCGGACTCATGATCGGTTCcacgttttcttcttcatctacTTCCGCTTCCTTCTTGACTGGgacttctttttcaattggtGGACTCGGTGATCGGGATCGTTCTTTGGCCGGCAATGGAGGAACTATCTCTGAAGAAGGGACAACATCAGACGGGACAAAAGAGTCGTCGTCTGTTGCTTCTTGTGTGATGCCTGAAATGTCGTAAAAAAGTTGAACTAACCAATTATATAATTGAATGAATTGCAATTTCACCTTCGACAATAATGGAAGTGTGAATTACGGACGAATCTCGACTTTCCGACAAACTGCTTCTTTCGCTGCCCGAACTGGAACGAGAAAGGCTGGATACCTGAGACAAATTACAACTGACATCGCTACGTGATTCCAAAACGGCATTGTTATTTTGTCGGCCGTCTTGTTCGTCCGTTGCTTCGTtgctttgctgttgttgttccGGTTCGTCCGGCTTCACTTTTTGGGGGGTTTCGTTGTCTTCATTCTTCGACTCAGTTTCGAGTCCTACACCGTTCGACACGACGCTGGAAGTGTTGAGGATGAGCACCTCAGACTCGTCGAGTTTCTGGCCAATTATTTGACTTTCCTCGTCCGTTTCTTGTTTGTCTTCCGTAACGTTAACGACACTTACGACACTTACGAAACGTTCAACAGGTGGTGGCTGGGTTTCAAACGGTAGTGAATCATCCGTCGACGATTCACAGCCATCAAAATTGATGCTCAATTGTTCAGTTTGTCGTAACGTCGCTGTCGGTTTGGCGTCAGGGCTGACCTGAACGGCTGGACTAGTTACTGTAACCGTAACGCTGGGAGGAGGCGTAGAGGGTTTCGGGGTGACACTATCATTGTTTGAAGACGTAGGCTCAGGTATTGGTGGTGTAGGCTCAGACACTGGTGTGGAAGGCCCTTTGGTTGGGCTTGTTACTGGCGGTGGTACGGGTTCCGGCGACTGGAAGACTGGCGGTGGTGGTGCTGGGCCTTTTAAATGCTTTTTAGGAGGCCCATCAGGAGTGACCACTGATGTTTTACGGCTGTCGGCCTCACTTAGTACTGAAATTGTATCACCATCGTTGGATTCCGTTGCATGCGTATCATCAACATCAACGTCCTCTTCTTCGACTACTTCAGCCTTGTATTCAATCAGCAGATCTTTGATGTTCTTTGAATCTAGAGTGCACGCAATGAACGGGTGTCGAAGCAATTCGGTAGCTGTAGGCCTTTGGGTAGGGTCTTTCACCAGACACTTGGATAAGAAGTCGTTAAACTCTCTTGACCATCGAGACGGACAATCAAGGCGGGGTGGATcagatttttgaatttttagaaGCACTCTCATTGGAGTAAGGTCGTGATTAGGCGGTTCCATTTGTGCCAATTCAATTAAAGTAACACCTTATGAAAGAAAACATAGCTGTTAATAAATgctgataaattttttttttgacaagtACTTTGTTACCTAAGGACCAGATATCCACTTTATAGTCGTACGGGTTATCACGGAATGTTTCGCAAGATACCACTTCAGGTGCCATCCAATAGGGAGTGCCAATGAATGTGTCATGTTTCTGTAGGGTGTGTTTGTTCTTGGCAGAAACACCAAAATCAGCCAACTTGACTCCACCATCAATGGTCAGCAAAACATTGCCAGCCTTTAAATCTCGGTGAATGATGTGCATCTTGTGAAGGTATTCTAGTCCTCTGACCATATGCTGGCAAACATAGGCAATTTGGGGCTCGGTCAATGGTTTGTCAAGATCCACCATGATAGAATCCAGAGCTCCTCCATCACAATATTCTATCAGCATCCACAGTTTGCCATCCCAATAGTATGCTTCATGCATGCCGACAACATTGAAGTGGCTGCATTCTGTCAGGATGTCAATTTCCACCATGAAATCATTGAGGTCGTTTTCCCCCTCTAACTTGCAGATTTTAGCTGCGGCGTAAATTTTCTTCTCCCGATGCAGAGCCTTGTACACTTTTCCAAAAGCACCATCTCCAAGCTCGTTGACAATCTCCCAAATCTCTTCAGGATTGATGTTGATTTTTATGTTGTTGTagaatctcttttt
This sequence is a window from Daphnia magna isolate NIES linkage group LG7, ASM2063170v1.1, whole genome shotgun sequence. Protein-coding genes within it:
- the LOC116927031 gene encoding serine/threonine-protein kinase 10; its protein translation is MSLFNFGRKVKKVLHIGGTGGEAKKKRFYNNIKININPEEIWEIVNELGDGAFGKVYKALHREKKIYAAAKICKLEGENDLNDFMVEIDILTECSHFNVVGMHEAYYWDGKLWMLIEYCDGGALDSIMVDLDKPLTEPQIAYVCQHMVRGLEYLHKMHIIHRDLKAGNVLLTIDGGVKLADFGVSAKNKHTLQKHDTFIGTPYWMAPEVVSCETFRDNPYDYKVDIWSLGVTLIELAQMEPPNHDLTPMRVLLKIQKSDPPRLDCPSRWSREFNDFLSKCLVKDPTQRPTATELLRHPFIACTLDSKNIKDLLIEYKAEVVEEEDVDVDDTHATESNDGDTISVLSEADSRKTSVVTPDGPPKKHLKGPAPPPPVFQSPEPVPPPVTSPTKGPSTPVSEPTPPIPEPTSSNNDSVTPKPSTPPPSVTVTVTSPAVQVSPDAKPTATLRQTEQLSINFDGCESSTDDSLPFETQPPPVERFVSVVSVVNVTEDKQETDEESQIIGQKLDESEVLILNTSSVVSNGVGLETESKNEDNETPQKVKPDEPEQQQQSNEATDEQDGRQNNNAVLESRSDVSCNLSQVSSLSRSSSGSERSSLSESRDSSVIHTSIIVEGITQEATDDDSFVPSDVVPSSEIVPPLPAKERSRSPSPPIEKEVPVKKEAEVDEEENVEPIMSPNRKEKADPTGDSGTGTGGTSIPSTPDSVFLERTLDRSDIESTSGTGTTGSRSSRKSDSVIDVEDNEVVLRSKPASGRSLSTVSNGTTVNSEIEPLESEQLPARRTPRTKEEIELSNLKKKTRKRTRRFEVDGVVVTTTTSKVFYADENDGRIYDEHLLRKQELRELKMLQKAEQKQFQDLTIKAQVARDQQERRFDQETTSLLRGYDTELETMTRSQKQQVERAEQQQDSDLRIASKKIRCEQERELKLFREGLKQEVRLLKQESDLLPKDQRKTAFRIKRQQQEVEQSDRERCFLDSLNQSHETSLRRLSDGHREKIALLERQFLQQKQQLLRSRESAVWELEERQLHERHQLARRQLKEIFFLQRHQMLVRHEKELEQIRRFQTRKEEDLLKRQAIERRALPKRIRVEMKAREMMFRESMRISVNTASLPSGLASLAGALNFPETPDNERDKLRKFQEQEKKRYKAEEQRCELKHRRQLEEHRAAADSAVKELEQLQNEKRKMLMEHETMKLKSQDDEYQSELREWRAKLKPRKQKLEDDFALQLEDQEKFYGHYLAQAIPPLSSHELTPDTESSHHSRRHSSQRSTSSSVSSVSADGS